Proteins co-encoded in one Burkholderia ambifaria AMMD genomic window:
- a CDS encoding electron transfer flavoprotein subunit alpha/FixB family protein: protein MTILVIAEHDNASIKAATLNTVAAAAKIGGDIHVLVAGHNAQAAADAAAKIAGVSKVLLADAPQLEAGLAENVEATALNIAKDYSHILAPATAYGKNIAPRIAAKLDVAQISDITAVDSADTFERPIYAGNAIATVQSSDPIKVITVRATGFDPVAAEGGSASVEKIEAAADAGKSQFVSREVTKLDRPELTSANIIVSGGRGLGSGENYTKVLEPLADKLSAALGASRAAVDAGYVPNDYQVGQTGKIVAPQLYIAVGISGAIQHLAGMKDSKVIVAINKDPEAPIFSVADYGLVGDLFALVPELVNELG from the coding sequence ATGACGATTCTGGTGATTGCAGAACACGACAACGCGTCGATCAAGGCCGCGACGCTGAACACGGTGGCGGCGGCAGCGAAGATTGGCGGCGACATCCACGTGCTGGTCGCGGGCCACAACGCGCAAGCCGCAGCCGACGCGGCCGCGAAGATCGCGGGTGTGTCGAAGGTGCTGCTGGCCGACGCGCCGCAGCTCGAAGCGGGCCTCGCGGAAAACGTCGAAGCGACCGCGCTGAACATCGCGAAGGATTACTCGCACATCCTCGCGCCGGCGACTGCCTACGGCAAGAACATCGCGCCGCGTATCGCCGCGAAGCTGGACGTTGCACAGATCTCGGACATCACGGCGGTCGATTCGGCCGACACGTTCGAGCGCCCGATCTACGCAGGCAACGCGATCGCGACGGTGCAGTCGAGCGATCCGATCAAGGTCATCACGGTGCGTGCGACGGGTTTTGATCCGGTCGCAGCCGAAGGTGGCAGCGCATCGGTCGAGAAGATCGAAGCGGCGGCCGATGCAGGCAAGTCGCAATTCGTGAGCCGTGAAGTGACGAAGCTGGACCGTCCGGAACTGACGAGCGCGAACATCATCGTGTCGGGCGGCCGCGGTCTGGGCAGCGGCGAGAACTACACGAAGGTGCTCGAGCCGCTGGCCGACAAGCTGTCGGCGGCACTCGGTGCGTCGCGCGCGGCAGTCGACGCCGGCTACGTGCCGAACGACTACCAAGTCGGCCAGACCGGCAAGATCGTCGCGCCGCAGCTGTACATCGCGGTCGGCATCTCGGGTGCGATCCAGCATCTGGCCGGCATGAAGGATTCGAAGGTGATCGTCGCGATCAACAAGGATCCGGAAGCACCGATCTTCAGCGTGGCCGACTATGGCCTCGTCGGCGATCTGTTCGCGCTCGTGCCGGAGCTCGTGAACGAACTCGGCTGA
- the rimM gene encoding ribosome maturation factor RimM (Essential for efficient processing of 16S rRNA), with the protein MSGHDSGNAKRGRASFGAFVRKPVERDVVASAGEAAEQGSLEAVQAWPDDAVEVGAVVDAYGLKGWIKVATHADAGRGGDALLDARRWWLERGGERLSARILQSKTHGDTVVAHAAGVSDRDAALALRGFRVFVRREDFPALAADEFYWVDLIGLEVVNEQSVALGTVSGMIDNGVHSIMRVEYPAVGKDGQPTTDERLIPFVGVYVKTVDQAARRIVVDWEADYS; encoded by the coding sequence ATGTCCGGTCACGATTCCGGTAACGCAAAGCGCGGGCGAGCGTCGTTTGGCGCATTCGTCCGCAAGCCGGTCGAGCGCGACGTTGTCGCGAGCGCCGGTGAGGCTGCCGAGCAGGGCAGTCTCGAAGCGGTGCAAGCCTGGCCCGACGATGCTGTCGAGGTCGGGGCAGTGGTCGACGCCTATGGCCTGAAAGGCTGGATCAAGGTGGCGACGCATGCCGACGCCGGTCGCGGCGGCGATGCGCTGCTCGACGCGCGCCGCTGGTGGCTGGAACGGGGTGGGGAGCGGTTGTCCGCCCGCATCCTGCAGTCGAAAACGCACGGCGACACAGTCGTCGCGCATGCCGCGGGTGTCAGCGACCGCGATGCCGCATTGGCTTTGCGCGGCTTTCGCGTGTTCGTGCGCCGGGAAGATTTCCCGGCATTGGCCGCGGACGAATTCTATTGGGTCGACCTGATCGGTCTCGAGGTCGTCAACGAGCAATCGGTGGCGCTTGGGACAGTGAGCGGGATGATCGACAACGGCGTGCATTCGATCATGCGCGTCGAGTATCCGGCAGTCGGCAAGGATGGTCAGCCGACCACCGACGAACGGCTGATTCCGTTCGTCGGCGTATACGTCAAGACGGTGGATCAGGCGGCACGTCGCATCGTCGTCGACTGGGAAGCCGATTACTCATGA
- a CDS encoding NINE protein: MSSSTAPSRRFRSKTLTAALAFLFGSLGAHRFYLYGLRDVYGWAHLLATIVGIPGFMLLAATQRTASLGWWLAVPGAISLLAAFLAALVYGLRPDEKWDAQFNADTGKYSRSGWTVIFIVIFSLLIGAFLLMTALALSFQTYFESQVEAAKQISQ, translated from the coding sequence ATGTCCAGCAGCACCGCACCGTCCCGCCGCTTCCGCTCCAAGACGCTCACCGCCGCCCTCGCGTTCCTGTTCGGCTCGCTCGGCGCACACCGCTTCTACCTGTATGGCCTTCGCGACGTGTACGGCTGGGCGCACCTGCTCGCGACGATCGTCGGGATTCCGGGTTTCATGCTGCTCGCCGCCACCCAACGCACAGCCAGCCTCGGCTGGTGGCTCGCCGTGCCGGGTGCGATCTCGCTGCTCGCCGCGTTCCTCGCCGCGCTCGTCTACGGCCTGCGCCCCGACGAGAAATGGGACGCGCAATTCAATGCCGATACGGGCAAGTACAGCCGGTCGGGCTGGACGGTGATCTTTATCGTGATCTTCTCGCTGCTGATCGGCGCGTTCCTGCTGATGACCGCGCTTGCGCTGTCGTTCCAGACGTATTTCGAATCGCAAGTCGAAGCGGCGAAGCAGATTTCGCAATAA
- the trmD gene encoding tRNA (guanosine(37)-N1)-methyltransferase TrmD: MNQVTESAVQFDVVTLFPEMFRALTDWGITSRAVKQERFGLRTWNPRDFTTDNYRTVDDRPYGGGPGMVMLAKPLEAAIGAAKAAQAEQGVASTRVVMMSPQGAPFTHERAVRMAQEPGVIVLCGRYEAIDQRLLDRCVDEEISLGDFVLSGGELPAMAMMDAVVRLLPGVLNDAQSAVQDSFVDGLLDCPHYTRPEEYEGMRVPDVLLGGHHAEIERWRRQEALKNTLRKRPDLIVRARREKLLSRADEAWLANLAREAKNAS, encoded by the coding sequence ATGAACCAGGTTACGGAGAGCGCGGTGCAGTTCGACGTCGTCACGCTCTTTCCTGAAATGTTCCGCGCGCTGACCGACTGGGGTATCACCAGCCGGGCCGTGAAGCAGGAGCGCTTCGGGTTGCGCACCTGGAACCCGCGTGATTTCACGACGGACAACTACCGCACGGTCGACGATCGTCCGTATGGTGGTGGTCCGGGCATGGTGATGCTGGCCAAGCCGCTCGAGGCCGCGATCGGCGCTGCGAAAGCAGCGCAGGCGGAGCAGGGCGTCGCGAGCACGCGTGTGGTGATGATGTCGCCGCAAGGTGCGCCGTTCACGCACGAACGTGCGGTGCGGATGGCGCAGGAGCCTGGTGTCATCGTGCTGTGCGGCCGCTACGAGGCGATCGATCAGCGTCTGCTCGACCGTTGTGTAGACGAGGAAATCAGCCTCGGCGATTTCGTTCTGTCCGGTGGCGAACTGCCGGCGATGGCGATGATGGATGCCGTCGTGCGCCTGCTGCCCGGCGTGCTGAACGATGCGCAGTCAGCCGTGCAGGACAGCTTCGTCGACGGGCTGCTCGATTGTCCGCATTACACGCGCCCCGAGGAATACGAGGGAATGCGCGTGCCTGACGTGCTGCTCGGCGGGCATCATGCCGAGATCGAGCGGTGGCGCCGCCAGGAAGCATTGAAGAATACGTTGCGGAAGCGGCCGGATCTGATCGTCCGGGCGCGCCGCGAGAAGTTGTTGAGCCGGGCCGACGAGGCGTGGCTTGCGAACCTCGCACGCGAAGCGAAGAACGCCTCCTGA
- a CDS encoding MetQ/NlpA family ABC transporter substrate-binding protein, which yields MQRRFMLKFAAALGAAALFVSAHAQAETIKVGVTGGPHAQIMDVVKKVAAKSGLDIRVVEFSDYVQPNAALASGDLDANSYQHDPYLQAQVKDRGYKLIKVADTVTFPMGIYSKRVKSLAELKPGARIAVPNDPTNGGRALLLLQKQGLLKLRADAGLKATPLDIVDNPRKLKIVELDAAQIPRSLADVDAAAINTNYAMEAGLKPKQDAIAIEGPNGPYANVLAIRDADRSKPWVAKLVAAYHSAEVKQFIEQKFGGAVIAAW from the coding sequence ATGCAACGACGTTTCATGCTGAAGTTCGCGGCCGCACTCGGCGCGGCCGCGCTGTTCGTGAGCGCACATGCGCAGGCCGAAACCATCAAGGTGGGCGTGACGGGCGGCCCGCACGCGCAGATCATGGACGTGGTGAAGAAGGTCGCGGCCAAGAGCGGCCTCGACATCCGCGTCGTCGAATTCTCCGATTACGTGCAGCCGAACGCGGCGCTCGCGTCGGGCGATCTGGACGCAAACAGCTACCAGCACGATCCGTATCTGCAGGCGCAGGTGAAGGATCGCGGCTACAAGCTGATCAAGGTCGCCGACACGGTCACGTTCCCGATGGGCATCTATTCGAAGCGCGTGAAGTCGCTGGCCGAGCTCAAGCCCGGCGCGCGCATCGCGGTGCCGAACGACCCGACCAACGGCGGCCGCGCGCTGCTGTTGCTGCAGAAGCAGGGGCTCCTGAAGCTGCGCGCGGACGCGGGCCTCAAGGCGACGCCGCTCGACATCGTGGACAATCCGCGCAAGCTGAAGATCGTCGAACTCGATGCGGCGCAGATTCCGCGCTCGCTGGCCGACGTCGACGCGGCCGCGATCAACACCAACTACGCGATGGAAGCGGGGTTGAAACCGAAGCAGGACGCGATCGCGATCGAGGGCCCGAACGGCCCGTACGCGAATGTTCTCGCGATTCGCGACGCCGACCGGAGCAAGCCGTGGGTCGCGAAGCTGGTCGCGGCCTACCATTCGGCGGAAGTGAAGCAGTTCATCGAACAGAAGTTCGGCGGGGCGGTCATCGCCGCCTGGTAA
- a CDS encoding methionine ABC transporter permease: MLSEMFDMFVQSFWETLIMVGISGAVGALVGLPLGVLLYLTDRQGVLQNLGLNRVLGGIVNAVRSTPFIILLVAVIPLTRLVTGSSIGTAAAVVPLTLAAAPFVARLVETALREVDRGLIEAAQSMGATTSQIVFKVLLPESLPGIVAGLTITFVSLVGYSAMAGAIGGGGLGDLGIRYGYQRYLPEVMWTVVAILIVFVQIVQSFGDWLVRRLSHK, encoded by the coding sequence ATGTTGAGTGAGATGTTCGATATGTTCGTGCAGTCGTTCTGGGAGACGCTGATCATGGTCGGCATCTCGGGAGCGGTCGGCGCGCTCGTCGGGCTGCCGCTCGGCGTGCTGCTGTACCTGACCGACCGTCAGGGCGTGCTGCAGAACCTCGGCTTGAATCGCGTGCTCGGCGGCATCGTCAACGCAGTGCGCTCGACGCCGTTCATCATCCTGCTGGTCGCGGTCATTCCGCTCACGCGGCTCGTCACGGGGTCGTCGATCGGCACGGCCGCGGCGGTCGTACCGCTGACGCTCGCGGCCGCGCCGTTCGTCGCGCGGCTGGTCGAGACCGCGCTGCGCGAGGTCGACCGCGGGCTGATCGAGGCCGCGCAATCGATGGGCGCGACGACGTCGCAGATCGTGTTCAAGGTGCTGCTGCCCGAATCGCTGCCGGGCATCGTCGCGGGCCTGACGATCACGTTCGTGTCGCTCGTCGGCTATTCGGCGATGGCCGGTGCGATCGGCGGCGGCGGGCTCGGCGATCTGGGGATCCGCTACGGCTACCAGCGCTATCTGCCGGAAGTGATGTGGACGGTCGTCGCGATCCTGATCGTGTTCGTGCAGATCGTGCAATCGTTCGGCGACTGGCTCGTGCGCCGGCTGAGCCACAAGTAA
- a CDS encoding Lrp/AsnC ligand binding domain-containing protein, translated as MRTQRQPVRSLDKLDRRILKLLQDDGRMAMKDLAEQVGLTVTPCIERVRRMERDGVITGYHARVDPGQLGAALLVFVEITLGHKGGNMFEQFRREVMKIDEVLECHLVSGDFDYLIKARIGEMADYRKLLGDILLQLPGAVQSKSYVVMEEIKETLTISVGE; from the coding sequence ATGAGAACGCAACGCCAGCCAGTACGCTCGCTCGACAAGCTCGACCGGCGCATCCTCAAACTGCTGCAGGACGACGGCCGGATGGCGATGAAGGACCTCGCGGAACAGGTCGGCCTGACCGTGACGCCATGCATCGAGCGCGTGCGGCGCATGGAGCGCGACGGGGTCATCACCGGCTATCACGCACGCGTCGATCCGGGCCAGCTCGGTGCCGCGCTGCTGGTGTTCGTCGAGATCACGCTTGGCCACAAGGGCGGCAACATGTTCGAGCAGTTCCGTCGCGAAGTGATGAAGATCGACGAGGTGCTCGAATGCCATCTCGTGTCCGGCGACTTCGACTATCTGATCAAGGCGCGGATCGGTGAAATGGCCGACTATCGCAAGCTGCTCGGCGACATCCTGCTGCAACTGCCCGGCGCGGTGCAGTCGAAGAGCTATGTCGTGATGGAGGAAATCAAGGAAACGCTGACGATTTCGGTCGGCGAATGA
- a CDS encoding D-amino acid dehydrogenase, whose product MRVVVLGSGVVGVASAYYLARAGHEVTVIDREAGPALETSFANAGQISPGYAAPWAAPGVPLKAVKWMFEKHAPLAIRLDGTRFQLQWMWQMLRNCTADRYAVNKGRMVRLAEYSRDCLQALRADTGIQYEGRTGGTLQLFRTQQQLDGAAKDIAVLQEANVPFELLSPAELKNAEPALAAVSHKLTGGLRLPGDETGDCQLFTTRLAALAESLGVKFRYNTPIDSLAIAGGRIAGVQCGSETVRADAYVVALGSYSTSFISNLMKIPVYPLKGYSITAPIVNDAAAPVSTVLDETYKIAITRFDQRIRVGGMAEIVGFDKNLRAARRETLEMCVNDLFPGGGDTSKATFWTGLRPMTPDGTPIVGRTPVSNLFLNTGHGTLGWTMSCGSGQLLADLISGKKPAIQADDLSVHRYLKDVAGQTRPAYA is encoded by the coding sequence ATGCGAGTCGTCGTTCTGGGCAGCGGTGTGGTGGGCGTGGCAAGCGCGTATTACCTCGCGCGCGCCGGTCATGAAGTCACGGTGATCGACCGCGAGGCCGGCCCGGCGCTGGAGACGAGCTTCGCGAACGCCGGCCAGATCTCGCCCGGCTATGCGGCTCCGTGGGCCGCGCCCGGCGTGCCGCTGAAGGCCGTCAAGTGGATGTTCGAGAAGCATGCGCCGCTCGCGATCCGCCTCGACGGCACGCGTTTCCAGCTCCAGTGGATGTGGCAGATGCTGCGCAACTGCACGGCCGACCGCTACGCAGTCAACAAGGGCCGCATGGTCCGCCTCGCCGAATATAGTCGCGATTGCCTGCAGGCGCTGCGAGCCGATACCGGCATCCAGTACGAAGGGCGCACGGGCGGCACGCTGCAACTGTTCCGCACGCAACAGCAACTCGACGGCGCGGCGAAGGACATCGCGGTGCTGCAGGAAGCCAACGTGCCGTTCGAACTGCTGTCGCCGGCCGAGTTGAAGAACGCCGAACCGGCGCTCGCCGCCGTGTCGCACAAGCTGACGGGCGGCCTGCGCCTGCCGGGCGACGAAACGGGCGACTGCCAGCTGTTCACGACGCGCCTCGCGGCGCTCGCGGAATCGCTCGGCGTGAAGTTCCGCTACAACACGCCGATCGATTCGCTCGCGATCGCGGGAGGGAGGATCGCCGGTGTGCAGTGCGGCAGCGAGACGGTGCGCGCGGATGCGTATGTCGTCGCGCTCGGCTCGTACTCGACCAGCTTCATCTCGAACCTGATGAAGATCCCGGTCTATCCGCTGAAGGGCTATTCGATCACCGCGCCGATCGTGAACGACGCGGCGGCCCCTGTATCGACGGTGCTCGACGAAACCTACAAGATCGCCATCACGCGTTTCGACCAGCGCATCCGTGTCGGCGGCATGGCCGAGATCGTCGGCTTCGACAAGAACCTGCGCGCCGCGCGCCGCGAAACGCTCGAAATGTGCGTGAACGACCTGTTCCCGGGCGGCGGCGATACGTCGAAGGCAACGTTCTGGACGGGCCTGCGCCCGATGACGCCGGACGGCACGCCGATCGTCGGCCGCACGCCGGTGTCGAACCTGTTCCTGAACACCGGCCACGGCACGCTCGGCTGGACGATGTCGTGCGGGTCGGGCCAGTTGCTCGCCGACCTGATCTCGGGCAAGAAGCCGGCGATTCAGGCCGACGACCTGTCGGTGCATCGCTACCTGAAGGACGTGGCCGGCCAGACGCGCCCGGCATACGCATAA
- the rpsP gene encoding 30S ribosomal protein S16, whose product MVIIRLARGGSKKRPFYNIVATDSRNRRDGRFIERVGFYNPVATKGESLRIAQDRLTYWQGVGAQLSPTVQRLVKEAQKAQPAA is encoded by the coding sequence ATGGTTATCATCCGTCTGGCTCGCGGCGGCTCGAAGAAGCGCCCGTTCTACAACATCGTTGCTACCGATTCGCGCAATCGTCGTGACGGCCGCTTCATCGAACGCGTCGGCTTCTACAACCCGGTCGCCACGAAGGGCGAATCGCTGCGTATCGCTCAGGATCGCCTGACGTACTGGCAAGGTGTTGGCGCGCAACTGTCGCCGACCGTCCAGCGTCTCGTGAAGGAAGCGCAAAAGGCGCAACCGGCCGCCTAA
- a CDS encoding PQQ-dependent sugar dehydrogenase, with protein MPLFCAALAYRAQHRLTGLLTGFAICLAATTACAAPPVGELVVPPGFHVTVLTDAVPTAREMAWSPRGILYVGSREGRVHAFVMHEGRITARYVVASGLDMPVGVAYRDGALYISAVSRILRLDHVDDRLARPPAPAVVTDALPTDHHHGWKFIAFGPDGKLYVPTGAPCNVCLADRSRYAIIARMNADGSGREVFARGVRNTVGFAWHPDSGELWFTDNGRDLMGDDVPDDELNRAPRASLDFGFPYCHGGDTPDPEFGSADVCRRHVPPVLKLGAHVAALGMRFYTGPMFPASYRNNVFIAEHGSWNRSSKVGYRVMRAVVSADGSHARQTPFITGWLRADGTVWGRPADVLPLPDGSLLVSDDYAGAIYRVTYAAP; from the coding sequence ATGCCGCTATTTTGCGCCGCCCTGGCGTACCGCGCGCAGCATCGCCTCACGGGCCTGCTGACCGGCTTCGCCATCTGCCTCGCAGCCACCACGGCGTGCGCCGCGCCGCCGGTGGGCGAACTCGTCGTGCCGCCCGGCTTTCACGTCACCGTACTGACCGACGCCGTGCCGACCGCCCGCGAAATGGCGTGGTCGCCCCGCGGGATCCTGTATGTCGGCTCGCGGGAAGGCCGCGTGCATGCGTTCGTGATGCACGAGGGCCGGATCACTGCCCGCTACGTGGTCGCATCGGGCCTCGACATGCCCGTCGGCGTCGCGTATCGCGACGGCGCGCTCTATATCTCCGCCGTGTCGCGCATCCTGCGCCTCGACCACGTCGACGACCGGCTCGCCCGGCCGCCCGCGCCGGCGGTCGTGACGGACGCGCTGCCCACCGATCATCACCACGGCTGGAAATTCATCGCATTCGGCCCCGACGGCAAGCTCTACGTGCCGACCGGCGCGCCGTGCAACGTGTGCCTCGCCGATCGCAGCCGCTACGCGATCATCGCACGCATGAACGCCGACGGCAGCGGCCGCGAGGTATTCGCCCGCGGCGTGCGCAATACCGTCGGCTTCGCATGGCACCCCGACTCGGGCGAGCTGTGGTTCACCGACAACGGGCGCGACCTGATGGGCGACGACGTACCCGACGACGAGCTGAACCGCGCGCCGCGCGCAAGCCTCGACTTCGGCTTTCCATACTGTCATGGCGGCGACACGCCCGACCCCGAATTCGGCAGCGCCGACGTGTGCCGCCGCCATGTGCCGCCCGTGCTGAAACTCGGCGCGCACGTCGCGGCACTCGGCATGCGCTTCTATACGGGACCGATGTTCCCGGCGTCGTATCGCAACAATGTATTCATTGCGGAACACGGCTCGTGGAACCGCAGCAGCAAGGTCGGCTACCGCGTGATGCGCGCGGTCGTGTCAGCCGACGGCAGCCACGCGCGCCAGACGCCGTTCATCACCGGCTGGCTGCGCGCGGACGGCACCGTGTGGGGACGCCCGGCCGACGTGCTGCCGCTGCCCGACGGCTCGCTGCTCGTCAGCGACGACTATGCAGGCGCCATTTACCGCGTCACCTATGCGGCACCTTGA
- the rplS gene encoding 50S ribosomal protein L19, whose product MNLIAKLEQEEIERALAGKTIPEFAPGDTVIVNVNVVEGTRKRVQAYEGVVIAIRNRGLNSNFIVRKISSGEGVERTFQTYSPLLASIVVKRRGDVRRAKLYYLRERSGKSARIKEKLVSKDRTAAASQE is encoded by the coding sequence ATGAATCTGATTGCAAAACTTGAGCAGGAAGAGATCGAGCGCGCGCTCGCCGGCAAGACGATCCCCGAATTCGCCCCGGGCGACACGGTGATCGTGAACGTGAACGTGGTTGAAGGTACCCGCAAGCGCGTTCAGGCTTACGAAGGCGTCGTGATCGCGATTCGCAACCGTGGCCTGAACTCGAACTTCATCGTCCGCAAGATTTCGTCGGGCGAAGGCGTCGAGCGTACGTTCCAGACCTACTCGCCGCTGCTGGCGAGCATCGTCGTCAAGCGTCGCGGTGATGTGCGTCGTGCGAAGCTGTACTACCTGCGCGAGCGTTCGGGCAAGTCGGCTCGAATCAAGGAAAAGCTGGTGTCGAAGGATCGCACCGCAGCAGCTTCCCAAGAGTAA
- a CDS encoding PA0069 family radical SAM protein yields the protein MGECMDGRSDNEFPIAPPAPRKGRGAVDNLQGRYETALREAVDDGWAHESDDADLPTPLRTQVFEERAKSILTHNQSPDIPFSVSLNPYRGCEHGCIYCFARPTHSYLGLSPGLDFESRIYAKVNAAELLEREISRKRYVPEPIALGVNTDAYQPVERDLRITRSVIQVMHDHALPFAAITKSSLIERDLDLLAPMAERGQVMAAVTITTLDADLARTLEPRAATPARRLRTIRALRDAGVPVGVSIAPMIPFVTEPDMERVLEACAEAGATHASYIVLRLPWEVAPLFKSWLAAHFPDRAERVMNRVRDMRGGKDYDSDFSKRMKGEGIWADLLRQRFRQAVKRLGLNERRNGILDLSQFRGAPAGAVAARRTVVGATSTTSRDDTQLSLF from the coding sequence ATGGGTGAGTGCATGGACGGCCGGTCCGACAACGAATTTCCGATAGCGCCGCCGGCGCCCCGCAAGGGGCGCGGTGCGGTCGACAATCTCCAGGGGCGGTACGAAACGGCGCTGCGCGAAGCGGTCGACGACGGCTGGGCGCACGAATCGGACGACGCCGATCTGCCCACGCCGCTGCGTACGCAGGTGTTCGAGGAGCGCGCGAAGAGCATCCTCACGCACAACCAGTCGCCTGACATCCCGTTCAGCGTGTCGCTCAATCCGTATCGCGGCTGCGAGCACGGGTGCATCTACTGTTTTGCACGGCCGACCCACAGCTATCTAGGGCTGTCGCCGGGGCTCGACTTCGAGAGTCGCATCTATGCGAAGGTCAATGCGGCCGAACTGCTCGAGCGCGAGATTTCGCGCAAGCGTTACGTGCCGGAGCCGATCGCGCTCGGCGTCAACACCGACGCATACCAGCCGGTCGAGCGCGACCTGCGCATCACGCGCAGCGTGATCCAGGTGATGCACGATCATGCGCTACCGTTCGCCGCGATCACGAAATCGTCGCTGATCGAGCGCGATCTCGACCTGCTTGCCCCGATGGCCGAGCGCGGGCAGGTGATGGCGGCGGTCACGATCACGACGCTCGACGCCGATCTCGCGCGCACGCTCGAGCCGCGTGCGGCGACGCCGGCGCGCCGGCTGCGTACGATCCGCGCGTTGCGCGACGCGGGTGTGCCGGTGGGCGTCAGCATTGCACCGATGATCCCGTTCGTCACCGAGCCGGACATGGAGCGCGTGCTGGAGGCCTGCGCGGAAGCAGGCGCGACGCATGCGAGCTATATCGTCCTGCGGCTGCCGTGGGAGGTCGCGCCGCTGTTCAAGAGCTGGCTCGCCGCGCATTTCCCCGATCGCGCGGAGCGCGTGATGAACCGTGTGCGCGACATGCGCGGCGGGAAGGACTACGACTCCGATTTCTCGAAACGGATGAAGGGCGAGGGGATCTGGGCCGACCTGTTGCGGCAGCGTTTCCGTCAGGCCGTGAAGCGGCTCGGGTTGAACGAGCGCAGGAACGGCATTCTGGATCTGTCGCAGTTTCGCGGCGCGCCGGCCGGCGCGGTGGCAGCGCGGCGCACCGTGGTGGGCGCAACGAGCACGACGTCGCGTGACGACACGCAGTTGAGCCTGTTCTGA
- a CDS encoding electron transfer flavoprotein subunit beta/FixA family protein, translated as MKILVPVKRVVDYNVKVRVKSDNTGVDIANVKMSMNPFDEIAVEEAVRLKEAGVATEVIAVSVGVAQAQETLRTALAIGADRAILVESNDSVEPLAVAKILKALVDKEQPQLVILGKQAIDDDSNQTGQMLAALAGLPQATFASKVTIADGKATVAREVDGGAETLSLTLPAVVTTDLRLNEPRYVTLPNIMKAKKKPLENVKPEDLGVDVTPRLKTLKVAEPPKRAAGVKVPDVKTLVEKLKTEAKVL; from the coding sequence ATGAAAATCCTGGTGCCAGTGAAAAGAGTGGTCGATTACAACGTGAAGGTCCGCGTGAAGTCGGACAACACGGGCGTCGACATCGCGAACGTGAAGATGTCGATGAACCCGTTCGACGAAATCGCTGTGGAAGAAGCGGTGCGCCTGAAGGAAGCGGGCGTGGCGACCGAAGTGATCGCGGTGTCGGTCGGTGTCGCGCAAGCGCAGGAAACGCTGCGCACGGCGCTGGCGATCGGCGCGGATCGCGCGATCCTCGTCGAATCGAACGACAGCGTCGAGCCGCTGGCCGTCGCGAAGATCCTGAAGGCGCTGGTCGACAAGGAGCAGCCGCAACTGGTGATCCTCGGCAAGCAGGCGATCGACGACGATTCGAACCAGACGGGCCAGATGCTGGCCGCGCTGGCAGGTCTCCCGCAAGCGACGTTCGCGTCGAAGGTCACGATCGCCGACGGCAAGGCCACGGTCGCACGTGAAGTCGACGGCGGCGCGGAAACGCTGTCGCTGACGCTGCCGGCGGTGGTCACGACCGACCTGCGCCTGAACGAGCCGCGTTACGTGACGCTGCCGAACATCATGAAGGCGAAGAAGAAGCCGCTGGAAAACGTGAAACCGGAAGACCTCGGCGTGGACGTGACGCCGCGTCTGAAGACGCTGAAGGTGGCCGAGCCGCCGAAGCGCGCGGCCGGCGTGAAGGTGCCGGACGTGAAGACGCTGGTCGAGAAGCTGAAGACCGAAGCCAAGGTGCTGTGA